The proteins below are encoded in one region of Methanosarcina barkeri 3:
- the porB gene encoding pyruvate synthase subunit PorB — MSKNTPQTYITSGHSGCAGCCDAFAAKFALMGAGPNTIVVNPTGCLEVMSTPFPYSSWQVPWIHSLFENAGAVASGVEAALKALGKKDDIKVISIGGDGSTMDIGLGALSGAFERGHDFTYVCMDNEAYMNTGVQRSSGTPFDASTTTTPAGKVSFGNPRPKKNMPAIMVAHGSPYVATTSIGFPRDMIRKVKKATEIVGPTYIHSHAPCPTGWGFDTSKTLEIAKLAVETCLWPMYEMENGEITQVRKVKDPRPVEEYLRAQKRFKHLFTMEGGEEEIKKIQATADWNIKHFGLQ, encoded by the coding sequence GTGAGCAAAAACACTCCACAAACATACATTACGTCTGGGCATAGCGGCTGTGCAGGTTGCTGTGATGCCTTTGCTGCAAAATTCGCACTTATGGGCGCAGGCCCAAACACAATTGTAGTTAACCCGACAGGCTGCCTGGAAGTCATGTCCACACCTTTCCCGTATTCCTCCTGGCAGGTTCCATGGATCCACTCCCTTTTTGAGAACGCAGGAGCAGTAGCTTCAGGTGTGGAAGCTGCTTTGAAGGCTCTTGGCAAAAAGGATGATATCAAGGTTATATCAATCGGTGGAGACGGATCTACTATGGATATCGGACTTGGCGCCCTTTCAGGTGCATTCGAGAGAGGTCACGACTTTACCTACGTGTGCATGGACAATGAAGCTTATATGAACACTGGAGTCCAGCGCAGCAGTGGAACACCTTTTGATGCAAGTACCACAACCACTCCAGCCGGAAAAGTTTCCTTTGGAAACCCGCGTCCTAAGAAAAACATGCCTGCTATCATGGTAGCTCATGGCTCTCCTTATGTGGCCACAACTTCCATAGGTTTCCCAAGAGACATGATTCGAAAGGTCAAGAAGGCAACTGAAATCGTGGGCCCGACCTATATCCATTCCCATGCCCCCTGTCCAACAGGCTGGGGTTTTGATACCTCAAAGACCCTGGAAATCGCCAAACTCGCAGTCGAAACCTGCCTCTGGCCCATGTATGAAATGGAAAACGGGGAAATTACCCAGGTCAGGAAAGTTAAGGATCCCAGACCAGTCGAGGAGTACCTGAGGGCCCAGAAAAGGTTCAAACACCTCTTCACCATGGAAGGCGGTGAAGAAGAAATAAAGAAAATCCAGGCTACTGCAGACTGGAACATAAAACACTTCGGACTTCAGTGA
- the prf1 gene encoding peptide chain release factor aRF-1, translated as MTEQSAHEKYEFKKKLESLRDKKGRSTELISLYIPPDKQIFDVTNQLKDEHGQAANIKSKLTRTNVQGAIESLLSRLRYLDKVPENGIVYFTGAVDIGANKTNMESEVIVPPEPITVYKYHCDSSFYLEPLEDMLKDKGTFGLLVLDRREATVGLLVGKRIQAFRNLTSTVPGKQRKGGQSSHRFQQLRLIAIHEFYKRIGDAASEIFLAVEPKDLKGILIGGPSPTKEEFYAGEFLHHELMRKILGLFDTAYTDESGLSELVNAAGDKLQDLELMGQKNAVRAFFKELISDSGKVAYGETQVRANLEINAVDMLLLSEDLRAERVTTSCSVCGYENKWTRRWKPGESAPTTGNCPNCGASLEVTDVTDIVDELSALADKSNAKVVFVSTDFDEGSQLMNAFGGIAAILRYSTGV; from the coding sequence ATGACTGAACAATCTGCACACGAAAAGTACGAATTTAAAAAGAAGCTTGAAAGCCTGAGGGATAAAAAGGGAAGAAGTACTGAACTGATTTCTCTTTATATCCCGCCTGACAAGCAAATTTTTGACGTTACAAACCAGTTAAAAGACGAGCACGGACAGGCTGCAAATATCAAGTCCAAGCTTACCAGGACTAACGTACAGGGAGCCATTGAATCTCTCCTTTCAAGGCTCAGATATCTTGACAAGGTTCCTGAAAACGGGATCGTTTATTTCACAGGGGCCGTGGATATTGGGGCCAACAAGACGAACATGGAGAGCGAAGTAATTGTCCCTCCGGAACCCATTACTGTTTATAAGTATCACTGCGACTCCTCTTTCTATCTTGAGCCCCTGGAGGATATGCTCAAGGATAAGGGTACGTTTGGACTTCTGGTGCTTGACCGCAGGGAAGCCACAGTAGGGCTTCTTGTCGGAAAACGGATCCAGGCCTTCCGCAACCTTACCTCAACCGTTCCGGGAAAACAGAGGAAAGGTGGTCAGAGTTCTCATCGTTTCCAGCAACTCAGGTTAATTGCTATCCATGAGTTCTATAAAAGGATAGGAGACGCCGCAAGTGAAATTTTCCTTGCTGTTGAGCCTAAAGATCTCAAAGGTATCCTGATAGGAGGCCCTTCTCCTACGAAGGAAGAATTTTATGCCGGGGAGTTCTTGCATCACGAGCTTATGAGAAAAATTCTTGGGCTCTTTGATACGGCTTACACTGACGAGTCCGGGCTCTCGGAACTTGTGAATGCTGCCGGAGATAAGTTACAGGATCTTGAGCTTATGGGGCAGAAGAATGCTGTCAGAGCCTTCTTTAAAGAACTTATTTCCGACTCAGGCAAAGTAGCCTATGGAGAAACACAGGTTAGGGCAAACCTTGAAATCAATGCTGTGGACATGCTTCTGCTTTCCGAAGATCTGCGGGCTGAAAGAGTAACCACTAGTTGCAGCGTTTGCGGATATGAAAATAAGTGGACACGGCGATGGAAACCCGGAGAATCTGCCCCTACAACGGGTAACTGTCCAAACTGTGGAGCTTCCCTTGAAGTTACGGACGTTACTGACATTGTTGACGAGCTTTCAGCCCTTGCTGACAAAAGCAACGCAAAAGTTGTTTTCGTATCTACTGATTTTGACGAAGGGTCACAACTTATGAACGCTTTCGGAGGCATTGCTGCAATTCTCAGGTATAGTACTGGAGTCTGA
- the porD gene encoding pyruvate synthase subunit PorD, translating to MKNEEKEEGLNISRCRVCKPGSTLINKTGGWRNFRPVYIYEKCTKCGICHIVCPDMSVKPREDGFFEYDYDYCKGCGICANECPADAIEMILEEK from the coding sequence CTGAAAAATGAAGAGAAAGAAGAAGGTTTAAACATTTCACGCTGCAGAGTCTGTAAACCTGGTTCTACCCTCATAAACAAAACCGGAGGCTGGAGAAACTTCCGTCCTGTTTATATTTACGAAAAATGTACCAAATGCGGAATCTGCCATATCGTCTGTCCTGATATGTCTGTCAAACCCAGAGAAGACGGCTTTTTTGAATATGATTATGATTACTGCAAAGGTTGCGGCATCTGTGCAAATGAGTGTCCTGCAGATGCAATTGAAATGATTCTGGAGGAGAAATAA
- a CDS encoding signal peptidase I gives MSEINKEKSVQEQENTWVSLGKDLLSVVAVVIIFMVISKLAFGLWTPMVAVESGSMEPHMQIGDIIFIKSIDKTNITTNEEGKNTDYKSFENYGNVILYRPYGEEGATPIIHRAMYRVEAGEPMWKGGPPAPYSGYITKGDNVITNSHYDQEGQISYNMPVKDEWIIGTAQYRIPYLGYVRLLFS, from the coding sequence ATGAGCGAGATTAATAAGGAAAAAAGTGTCCAGGAACAAGAAAACACCTGGGTTTCCCTTGGAAAGGACTTGCTGTCTGTTGTAGCTGTCGTGATCATTTTCATGGTTATTTCCAAGCTGGCATTCGGACTCTGGACTCCGATGGTTGCGGTGGAGTCGGGGAGTATGGAACCGCATATGCAGATAGGAGACATTATTTTCATCAAAAGTATCGATAAAACGAATATTACCACGAACGAAGAAGGGAAAAACACAGACTATAAGTCCTTTGAAAATTATGGGAATGTGATTCTTTATCGCCCGTATGGAGAGGAAGGAGCAACTCCGATAATTCATAGGGCTATGTACAGAGTGGAAGCTGGAGAACCGATGTGGAAAGGCGGTCCACCTGCTCCTTATTCCGGTTATATTACTAAAGGAGATAATGTTATAACCAATAGTCACTATGACCAGGAAGGACAGATAAGTTATAATATGCCTGTAAAAGATGAATGGATTATAGGGACTGCGCAGTACAGAATTCCTTATCTGGGATATGTCAGATTGCTCTTCTCATGA
- the dusB gene encoding tRNA dihydrouridine synthase DusB produces the protein MKLNKLKIGKTETSGNLLLAPMADVTNLAFRLLCRQNGADLTYTEMISADALLNENRKSILKGLSSPEDRPFGVQLVGSSPEKLREAALFIEDEYKPELIDVNMGCPAKRIIGTGCGSALLNSQKLVYEIISELTGVLKTPVTAKIRILRSEEKTLEIARLIEEAGASALTVHGRRAEQMYSENSDLTAIRAVKQELSIPVIANGDIRDEESAEAALDFTGCDGLMIGRAAMGNPFIFRRIRHYLETGERLELDRQVRQLEDFENYIALLEKYDLQTSTNLRMHAHWFTKGLHGSRQIREKINNLKDGKAMIELIKDFSREKY, from the coding sequence ATGAAACTTAATAAATTAAAAATCGGCAAAACCGAAACATCTGGAAACCTTCTTCTTGCACCTATGGCAGATGTGACAAATCTGGCTTTCAGGCTGCTCTGCAGGCAGAATGGAGCTGACCTTACATATACTGAGATGATCAGCGCAGATGCCTTGCTCAACGAAAATCGAAAATCTATTCTCAAAGGGCTGTCGTCCCCTGAAGACCGACCTTTTGGAGTTCAGCTTGTAGGAAGTTCTCCAGAGAAACTGAGGGAAGCTGCACTTTTTATTGAAGACGAGTACAAACCTGAACTCATCGACGTGAATATGGGCTGCCCTGCAAAGCGAATTATAGGGACAGGATGCGGCTCGGCTCTTCTCAACTCCCAGAAACTTGTATATGAAATTATCTCTGAGCTGACCGGTGTGCTGAAGACTCCTGTAACTGCAAAAATCCGTATTCTGAGGAGTGAGGAAAAAACCCTCGAAATTGCACGCCTGATCGAAGAAGCTGGAGCTTCGGCCCTGACTGTACATGGTAGGAGGGCAGAGCAGATGTACTCCGAAAATTCAGACCTTACAGCAATAAGAGCCGTTAAACAGGAACTTTCCATTCCAGTAATTGCAAATGGAGATATAAGGGATGAGGAATCTGCCGAAGCTGCCCTTGATTTTACTGGCTGTGACGGGCTTATGATCGGCCGCGCAGCAATGGGAAATCCCTTTATCTTCAGAAGGATAAGGCATTATCTGGAAACCGGAGAAAGGCTGGAACTTGACAGACAAGTCCGGCAATTGGAGGACTTTGAGAATTATATTGCCTTACTTGAAAAATATGATCTCCAGACGTCTACAAATCTAAGAATGCATGCTCATTGGTTTACAAAAGGGTTGCACGGCTCGCGGCAGATCAGGGAAAAGATTAATAATCTGAAAGATGGAAAGGCGATGATTGAGTTAATAAAGGATTTCTCTAGGGAGAAATATTAA
- a CDS encoding DNA-directed DNA polymerase II small subunit gives MDRKDIIRVVMEKEYQISPEAVELICSSNSPEALLRYVLSTVNDSVIVIGSEHIDLEGFAAFSAGESLSDKVHVFCTEKRKIFSGASILSSRSNNPSSKPNSLLVPDSLSEPALSLKPDIVTAAPDPIIKSSKDSVLDSVPDSVPVQDMLQDIAYEPALDTPNTLDTPSTLDTPNTLDTPNTLDTPNTLDTPNTLDTKSSVTPSDQTSASYLASDSLSSVKAEPLTFLSRSSQAINRSNSPFFGQENSLPSSSSNRIFRTEQSSSSSERGIFSSSRDEYKHYPGKNPVTVVSDITGHSTCVGEYMQFVQYFRDRYSRLSEIIRGRINARPIESLKRRNFRRREDAGSEEISIIGMVSDINSTTNGHKILSLEDPTGSFSVLIRNSDKELFELASRILLDEVIGVAGSITNDGSLMLATKLIQPDVPNNIQRRTGSHGKAVLISDVHVGSSKFLEDAWLDFLDFLKGESDSDDMREIAASVRYLVVAGDIVDGIGIYPDQELELDILDVYEQYKKAAEYFREIPEHIRVIISPGNHDAVRQAEPQPALPENIQAYFPENTVFVGNPAFMELDGVRLLIYHGRSIDDLVASVPGVSYQEPAGAVLEMLKRRHLAPTYGSRVSISPEKKDYFIIDPVPDIIHTGHVHTLGVQRYKNVLLVNSGTWQDQTEFQKRVNLVPVPARVPIVDLENFDVKILAFD, from the coding sequence ATGGACAGAAAGGATATTATAAGGGTTGTTATGGAAAAAGAGTATCAGATCAGCCCTGAGGCTGTAGAACTTATTTGTTCCAGTAATTCTCCCGAAGCCCTACTCAGATATGTCCTTTCAACTGTAAATGACTCTGTTATTGTCATAGGGAGCGAACATATAGATCTTGAAGGCTTTGCTGCTTTTTCAGCAGGTGAGTCGCTTTCAGATAAAGTACATGTTTTTTGTACAGAAAAAAGGAAAATTTTTTCCGGTGCTTCCATACTTTCTTCCAGATCAAACAATCCATCTTCCAAACCTAACTCTCTTTTAGTGCCCGATTCCTTATCAGAGCCTGCTCTTTCTTTAAAGCCCGATATTGTTACTGCAGCTCCTGACCCAATTATAAAATCATCTAAGGACTCTGTTCTAGATTCTGTTCCAGATTCTGTTCCAGTTCAGGATATGCTTCAGGATATTGCTTATGAACCAGCTCTGGATACTCCAAACACTCTAGATACTCCAAGCACTCTGGATACTCCAAACACTCTGGATACTCCAAACACTCTGGATACTCCAAACACTCTGGATACTCCAAACACTCTAGACACTAAATCAAGTGTAACTCCATCTGACCAAACTTCAGCCTCCTATCTTGCCTCAGACTCCCTTTCTTCGGTGAAGGCAGAACCTCTGACTTTCTTATCTCGTTCCTCCCAGGCTATAAACAGATCAAATTCTCCCTTTTTCGGACAGGAAAACTCTCTTCCATCCTCCTCTTCAAATCGGATTTTCAGGACAGAGCAATCTTCCTCCTCTTCTGAAAGAGGAATATTTTCGAGTTCAAGGGACGAGTACAAACACTACCCAGGTAAAAATCCTGTGACCGTAGTCTCAGATATAACAGGCCACTCAACCTGTGTCGGAGAATATATGCAGTTTGTACAATATTTCAGGGATAGATATAGCAGGCTTTCGGAGATTATTCGGGGGAGAATTAACGCACGCCCTATCGAAAGCTTGAAAAGAAGAAACTTTCGCAGAAGAGAAGATGCAGGTTCTGAGGAAATCTCGATTATAGGTATGGTTTCGGATATCAACAGCACAACAAATGGTCATAAAATTCTTTCTCTGGAAGACCCGACAGGTTCTTTTTCAGTCCTTATTCGAAATTCCGATAAAGAGCTTTTTGAACTTGCATCAAGAATTCTCCTTGATGAGGTCATAGGGGTGGCCGGTTCGATAACCAATGACGGAAGCCTCATGCTGGCAACAAAGCTAATACAACCCGATGTCCCGAATAATATTCAGCGCAGAACCGGAAGCCATGGGAAAGCTGTACTTATTTCGGATGTGCATGTGGGCAGTTCCAAGTTTCTGGAAGATGCCTGGCTGGACTTCCTGGATTTTTTGAAGGGAGAATCGGATTCAGATGATATGCGGGAAATTGCAGCCAGTGTTCGTTATCTTGTTGTTGCAGGAGATATTGTTGATGGGATAGGGATCTATCCTGACCAGGAACTGGAACTTGACATTCTGGATGTCTACGAACAGTATAAGAAGGCTGCAGAATATTTCAGGGAAATTCCCGAACACATTCGTGTTATAATAAGTCCAGGCAATCACGATGCTGTTCGCCAGGCAGAACCCCAGCCTGCCTTACCGGAAAATATTCAGGCATATTTCCCTGAGAATACTGTTTTTGTTGGTAACCCTGCTTTTATGGAGCTTGACGGTGTCCGTCTTCTTATTTACCACGGCAGATCAATTGACGATCTTGTGGCGAGTGTCCCCGGAGTCTCGTATCAGGAGCCTGCTGGGGCAGTTCTTGAAATGCTGAAACGCAGGCATCTTGCCCCGACCTACGGGAGTAGAGTTTCCATATCCCCTGAGAAAAAGGATTACTTTATAATTGATCCTGTACCTGATATTATTCATACGGGCCACGTCCATACCCTGGGAGTCCAGCGCTATAAAAATGTCCTTCTGGTCAATTCCGGAACCTGGCAGGACCAGACAGAGTTTCAGAAACGTGTAAATCTAGTGCCTGTTCCTGCAAGGGTTCCAATTGTGGATCTAGAGAATTTCGATGTAAAGATTCTTGCTTTTGACTAA
- the argS gene encoding arginine--tRNA ligase, translating to MFLELKAQATSILKDAIQKAGLEIEDSELYFETSSYADLASRAAFRLAGLYKQNPKELATRIVSAVEIPDGSYIGEVSASGPYINFHASRLYLDRTVTTVLEKEEKFGCGAPKDKILLEHTSANPNGPLHVGHIRNSIIGDTLARILRRAGYNVEVQYYVNDMGRQIAVVSWACERFELDLSKKPDSAIADVYIKANVELDKNPEYVKEIDALMEKVEVGDVRTIDSFNNAVSLAISGIKETLLRLNVVHDKFVNESTFLKSGAVHDIVERIKATGRTKTDKGALVVDLSDYGFKKTLVIQRSNGTSLYTTRDLAYHEWKAGQVDRIIDVFGADHKLISGQLRATLNAIGIKEPEVVIFEFVSLPEGSMSTRRGQFISADDLFDRVTEAALEQVETRRPETSCEFKKQVAEMVGIGAVRYDIVRVSPEKSTVFNWKEALDFEKQGAPYIQYSHARACSILEKAKEEAAWDPSAKIEPSLLVEDTEIDLIKKMALFDSIIDLAARELKPHVLAIYARELADAFNQFYRFVPVIAAEDEKTRVSRLALVNCARIVLANSLDTLGIAAPESM from the coding sequence TTGTTCCTGGAATTAAAAGCTCAGGCTACATCAATCTTAAAAGATGCTATCCAAAAGGCCGGACTTGAAATTGAAGATTCCGAACTTTATTTCGAAACCTCTTCTTACGCTGACCTCGCAAGCAGGGCTGCTTTCAGACTGGCAGGTCTGTACAAGCAAAACCCGAAAGAACTTGCAACTCGTATCGTTTCCGCAGTCGAAATTCCTGATGGTTCGTATATAGGAGAAGTAAGTGCTTCTGGCCCTTACATTAACTTCCATGCAAGCAGGCTCTATCTGGACAGAACGGTTACTACAGTTCTTGAAAAAGAGGAAAAATTTGGCTGTGGAGCCCCAAAGGATAAAATTTTACTTGAGCACACCTCAGCAAATCCTAATGGCCCCCTGCATGTAGGACACATCCGAAATTCCATTATCGGAGATACCCTTGCCCGTATTCTCAGGCGTGCAGGATACAATGTGGAGGTACAGTATTATGTCAATGATATGGGCCGTCAGATTGCAGTAGTTTCCTGGGCATGCGAACGTTTTGAGCTTGACCTTTCAAAAAAACCCGATTCTGCCATTGCTGATGTGTATATCAAAGCCAACGTCGAGCTGGATAAAAATCCGGAGTATGTAAAGGAAATCGATGCCCTTATGGAAAAGGTAGAAGTTGGGGATGTCAGGACGATTGATAGTTTCAATAACGCAGTTTCCCTGGCGATTTCCGGAATCAAGGAGACCTTGCTTCGTTTAAATGTTGTCCATGATAAATTTGTCAATGAATCCACTTTCCTTAAATCAGGCGCAGTACATGATATTGTCGAGCGGATCAAGGCGACCGGAAGGACTAAAACGGATAAAGGGGCTCTTGTAGTAGACCTTTCCGACTACGGGTTTAAAAAAACCCTTGTTATCCAGCGTTCAAACGGCACTTCTCTTTACACAACCAGAGATCTTGCTTACCATGAATGGAAAGCCGGGCAGGTAGACCGCATAATTGATGTTTTCGGAGCTGACCACAAGTTGATCTCAGGCCAGCTCAGGGCTACACTGAACGCAATTGGGATCAAGGAACCTGAGGTCGTCATCTTCGAGTTCGTCTCCCTTCCTGAAGGTTCAATGAGCACTCGTCGTGGGCAGTTCATAAGTGCGGATGATCTCTTTGACAGGGTTACGGAAGCTGCCCTTGAACAGGTAGAAACTCGCCGTCCAGAGACTTCTTGCGAGTTCAAGAAACAGGTTGCTGAAATGGTGGGAATTGGTGCGGTAAGGTACGATATAGTAAGAGTCTCTCCGGAAAAATCCACGGTTTTCAACTGGAAAGAAGCTCTGGACTTTGAGAAGCAGGGTGCTCCCTATATTCAGTACTCCCATGCCCGTGCCTGCAGTATTCTTGAGAAGGCGAAAGAAGAAGCTGCCTGGGACCCCTCTGCAAAAATCGAGCCTTCTCTACTTGTTGAGGATACCGAAATCGATCTTATCAAGAAAATGGCATTGTTTGACAGTATAATCGACCTTGCAGCTCGTGAACTCAAACCTCATGTACTTGCAATCTACGCCCGTGAACTCGCTGATGCTTTTAACCAGTTCTACCGCTTTGTCCCTGTAATTGCTGCTGAGGACGAAAAAACCAGGGTTTCAAGATTGGCTCTTGTGAACTGCGCAAGGATTGTGCTTGCAAACTCGCTTGATACACTTGGAATTGCAGCTCCAGAATCCATGTAA
- the twy1 gene encoding 4-demethylwyosine synthase TYW1, protein MPMEEKKENFGENSPEVREKNREEDAVLLPFDIPDFKTLLKKQGYALAGRHSAVKTCLWLRHAMNDQGFCYKSKFYGVQSHRCLQMTPTLMCNQRCLFCWRPTEVPVPAPEEWDSPEKIVEESIVCQRKLITGFGGSPNALKERWLEGNEPNNVAISLSGEPTFYPYLPELIEEYEKRGFTTFLVTNGTVPEMLAKVSPSQLYMSLDAPDLETYLKVCQPRSPVLWEKINESLSLMKQKKSRTVIRTTLVKGENLFKPEDYARLIEKASPDFVEIKAYMHLGFSRLRLDRSAMPTHEEVIEFSQELAKHLGYKIADESEISRVVLLSKDGRKSSVNKKKISC, encoded by the coding sequence ATGCCGATGGAAGAAAAAAAAGAAAATTTCGGGGAAAATTCTCCTGAAGTTAGGGAGAAAAACAGGGAAGAAGACGCTGTTTTGCTTCCTTTTGATATCCCTGATTTTAAAACTCTCCTGAAAAAGCAGGGCTATGCTCTGGCAGGCCGTCACTCAGCTGTTAAGACCTGTCTCTGGTTAAGGCACGCTATGAATGATCAGGGCTTCTGCTATAAATCGAAGTTTTATGGAGTTCAGTCCCATCGCTGTCTTCAGATGACTCCAACGCTTATGTGCAATCAACGTTGCCTTTTCTGCTGGCGTCCGACTGAAGTTCCTGTTCCTGCACCTGAGGAATGGGATTCTCCTGAGAAGATTGTGGAAGAAAGTATTGTCTGCCAGCGTAAGTTAATCACCGGCTTTGGAGGTTCTCCGAACGCACTTAAGGAACGCTGGCTTGAAGGTAATGAGCCTAACAATGTTGCAATTTCTCTGTCAGGAGAACCAACTTTTTACCCTTATCTCCCGGAACTTATCGAGGAGTATGAAAAAAGAGGTTTTACGACATTTCTTGTCACAAACGGCACAGTTCCCGAGATGCTTGCAAAGGTTTCCCCTTCTCAGTTATACATGAGTCTCGATGCACCGGATCTTGAGACTTACCTGAAAGTCTGCCAGCCAAGGTCGCCTGTCCTTTGGGAAAAGATCAATGAATCTTTGTCCTTGATGAAGCAGAAAAAATCAAGGACAGTTATCCGAACCACCCTTGTGAAAGGTGAAAACTTGTTCAAACCTGAGGATTATGCCAGGCTAATCGAAAAAGCCTCCCCTGACTTTGTGGAAATAAAAGCGTATATGCATCTGGGTTTCTCGCGACTCAGGCTTGATCGCTCTGCAATGCCTACTCATGAAGAGGTTATCGAGTTTTCACAGGAACTTGCAAAACATCTTGGGTATAAAATCGCAGATGAATCTGAAATCAGCAGGGTAGTCCTGTTATCAAAGGACGGGAGAAAGTCTTCTGTAAACAAGAAAAAAATCTCCTGTTAA
- a CDS encoding pyruvate ferredoxin oxidoreductase subunit gamma: protein MKEIRIHGRGGQGSVTAAEMLSVAAFEDGKFSQAFPAFGVERRGAPVQAFTRINNNPIRLRSQIYTPDYVIVQDATLLETVDVASGIKDDGIIIVNTTEKPESLELNTKARVMTVDATKVAMDIIGVPIVNTVLLGAFAGATGEINVESIQHAIRARFPGKVGEKNANAIQKAYNLIRGEEA from the coding sequence ATGAAGGAAATCAGAATACACGGTCGAGGAGGCCAGGGTTCTGTTACCGCGGCTGAAATGCTTTCTGTTGCTGCTTTTGAAGATGGAAAGTTTAGCCAGGCCTTCCCCGCTTTTGGGGTAGAGCGTAGAGGTGCCCCAGTCCAGGCATTTACAAGGATTAACAATAATCCTATCAGGCTCCGAAGTCAGATTTACACTCCGGATTATGTTATTGTCCAGGATGCAACTCTGCTTGAAACTGTTGACGTTGCAAGCGGGATAAAGGATGACGGAATAATTATTGTTAACACAACCGAAAAGCCGGAAAGCCTGGAACTCAATACAAAAGCCAGGGTTATGACCGTGGATGCTACCAAGGTAGCAATGGATATCATAGGTGTTCCTATTGTAAATACTGTCCTCCTTGGAGCTTTTGCGGGTGCAACCGGAGAAATCAATGTCGAATCAATCCAGCATGCAATAAGGGCTCGTTTTCCAGGAAAGGTAGGAGAAAAGAATGCAAATGCAATTCAGAAGGCCTACAATCTTATCAGGGGGGAAGAAGCGTGA
- the porA gene encoding pyruvate synthase subunit PorA: MIDPTYRKKMVVVEGSYAVAHSAKVCRPNVISAYPITPQTHIVENLSQFMADGEIPNCEYINVEAEFSAISALIGASAVGARTYSATTSQGLLLMHEALFNTSGMRLPVVMTVANRAVSAPINIWNDHQDAIAQRDTGWIQLYVEDVQEACDTLPQLYKIAEDNDIMVPGMVCMDGFILSHVYEPVILLEQDLTDNFLPTFQPEDILDPEDPKTFGAFAAPDTYEEFRYLHEQAMQKALPKIESVAKEFEEIFGRYHGGLVDGYMLDDAEIVIMSMGSILGTIKDVVDEYRARGEKVGVLKVRSFRPFPKEQIREAIKNAHVVVILDKNISIGTNEGALFTETKSCLYNSKIRIPVVGYTVGHGGRDIRVEDIAKIIEETKKVIKSGIEVESQFLSLKEELL, encoded by the coding sequence ATGATTGACCCGACTTACAGAAAAAAAATGGTAGTCGTGGAAGGTTCCTATGCTGTGGCCCATTCAGCAAAAGTCTGCCGTCCAAATGTAATTTCAGCTTATCCGATTACTCCTCAGACCCACATTGTCGAAAACTTATCTCAGTTTATGGCAGACGGGGAGATCCCTAACTGTGAATATATTAACGTAGAAGCCGAGTTCTCGGCAATTTCTGCCCTTATAGGAGCATCAGCCGTAGGCGCAAGAACTTATTCAGCTACAACATCTCAGGGACTTCTGCTCATGCATGAGGCACTTTTTAACACTTCAGGCATGAGGCTTCCTGTTGTAATGACAGTGGCAAATAGAGCAGTTAGCGCTCCAATCAACATCTGGAACGATCATCAGGACGCAATTGCGCAGAGAGATACAGGCTGGATTCAGCTCTATGTAGAGGATGTTCAGGAAGCATGTGATACCCTGCCTCAGCTCTACAAGATCGCAGAAGACAATGATATCATGGTTCCGGGTATGGTCTGCATGGACGGCTTTATCCTGTCTCATGTTTATGAGCCTGTCATCCTGCTCGAACAGGACCTAACTGACAATTTCCTTCCGACCTTCCAACCCGAAGATATTCTTGACCCTGAAGACCCTAAAACTTTCGGAGCCTTTGCAGCCCCGGACACCTACGAAGAGTTCAGATATCTCCATGAGCAGGCAATGCAGAAAGCTCTTCCAAAGATCGAAAGCGTTGCAAAGGAGTTTGAGGAAATCTTTGGTAGATACCACGGAGGGCTTGTTGACGGATACATGCTTGATGATGCCGAAATCGTTATCATGTCTATGGGCTCTATTCTCGGAACTATAAAGGACGTTGTTGATGAGTATAGGGCAAGAGGAGAAAAGGTAGGAGTCTTAAAAGTAAGATCCTTCAGACCTTTCCCGAAAGAGCAGATCCGAGAAGCTATTAAGAATGCACATGTCGTTGTTATACTCGATAAGAATATCTCCATAGGCACAAATGAAGGAGCTCTCTTTACCGAAACCAAGTCCTGCCTCTATAACAGTAAGATTCGTATACCAGTTGTAGGCTATACCGTTGGGCACGGAGGCCGCGATATTCGCGTGGAAGATATTGCAAAGATAATTGAAGAAACCAAAAAAGTTATAAAATCTGGGATTGAAGTCGAAAGTCAATTCCTGAGCCTCAAGGAGGAGTTGCTGTGA